Proteins from one Listeria innocua genomic window:
- a CDS encoding M55 family metallopeptidase has translation MKLWISVDMEGINGLPDDTFVDSSMRNYTRGQKIMTEETNWVVEEALKAGYDDVIVNDSHSKMNNILIEDLHEEARLITGDVKPFSMVQGLDSSADAAVFIGYHSRAGQPGVMSHSMTSGVRNFYINDVVIGEFGLNAYVAGAYRVPVILVSGDDYIAREAKELIPGIETAVVKEAVSRSSAVAFSKSKAEKIIREKVALALKHKQAAVLVPPEKTVLKIEFCNYGQAEWAALVPRTKIIDETTVVFEAEDILEAYQAMVAMTELAMKCAFS, from the coding sequence ATGAAACTTTGGATTTCCGTAGATATGGAAGGGATAAATGGACTTCCTGATGATACTTTTGTTGATTCTAGTATGCGAAATTATACTAGAGGACAAAAAATAATGACAGAAGAAACTAACTGGGTAGTAGAAGAAGCTTTAAAAGCAGGATATGATGATGTTATCGTGAATGATAGTCATTCAAAAATGAATAATATATTGATAGAAGATTTACACGAAGAAGCAAGACTCATCACTGGTGACGTAAAACCTTTTTCGATGGTGCAAGGGTTAGATTCAAGCGCGGATGCGGCTGTTTTTATCGGTTATCATTCGCGCGCTGGTCAACCAGGCGTAATGAGCCACTCGATGACCTCAGGCGTTCGTAATTTTTATATTAATGACGTGGTAATTGGCGAATTTGGCTTAAATGCATATGTTGCAGGAGCATACCGAGTCCCGGTTATTCTCGTTTCTGGCGATGATTATATTGCCCGCGAGGCGAAAGAACTCATACCTGGAATTGAGACAGCTGTTGTAAAAGAAGCGGTATCCCGTTCGTCCGCAGTAGCTTTCTCGAAGTCAAAAGCAGAGAAAATCATCCGCGAAAAAGTGGCGCTTGCTTTAAAACATAAACAAGCCGCTGTACTTGTACCGCCAGAAAAAACAGTATTAAAAATAGAGTTCTGTAATTACGGTCAAGCGGAGTGGGCAGCGCTTGTACCAAGAACTAAAATCATTGATGAAACTACCGTTGTGTTCGAAGCGGAAGATATATTAGAAGCGTACCAAGCGATGGTTGCAATGACGGAGCTTGCTATGAAGTGCGCCTTTTCATAA
- a CDS encoding SpaA isopeptide-forming pilin-related protein: MSKNGNLLKRVGLAFLSVLIIASTVFQTTIVKAATSYGSEFLNTVELLDKDGTPKTDFGYYDNMNVHYTWSIPNSTNVKAGDSMDFALPSQLALATDLAFNVKDSKGQTVGTATVKRATNQVTVVFSDYVEKHSDIKGELDFWTTFNQKVITGNEKINLEFPIENSTINVDVNVGEKTPVSPTETIFKYGWVDANNPSLIHWVVRVNYAQKNIPNAVFTDIIGAKQTLNFDSIKAFHGTYSTDRVFTAGTPISNTNFSKTSDGFSVTLGNLTDSVQISYTTTATDGGKSTQYDNTAKLAGEDFVTKQTSTWTPASGGGGGADGTTGSVTLTKQDAKTKATLEGAEFKLVDANGTILQENITTDASGQLNVSNLKFATYQLIETKAPTGYKLDSTPVEFTIGENNKEITVTKENTLNTGAVELTKVDSATKALLAGATFELQDKDGSVLQTDLKTDENGILKVTDLVPGNYQLVETSAPTGYKLDSSPVPFEIIADETDQIVKVTKENILEVGAVELTKVDAATKALLAGATFELQDKDGKTLQTGLTTDENGVLKVTDLVPGTYQFVETNAPIGYELDASPVVFEILYGENDQVVKVTKENKAETTPPPTPLIPTPPVPIEPKVPIVPEKPVQSEKSEESPKLYKISAAKKLPKTGDTQNWAGLGMILLALSISGFLIKRK; this comes from the coding sequence ATGAGTAAAAACGGAAATCTTTTAAAAAGAGTAGGGTTAGCGTTTCTAAGTGTTTTAATCATAGCTAGCACGGTTTTCCAAACGACCATTGTAAAAGCAGCAACGAGTTACGGATCTGAGTTTTTAAATACAGTAGAACTTTTAGATAAAGATGGTACGCCAAAAACGGATTTCGGCTATTACGATAATATGAATGTGCACTACACTTGGTCGATTCCTAACTCAACCAATGTAAAAGCAGGCGACTCAATGGATTTCGCATTACCAAGCCAGTTAGCACTTGCGACAGATCTTGCTTTTAATGTGAAAGACAGTAAAGGCCAGACAGTCGGAACCGCCACTGTAAAACGAGCAACTAACCAAGTAACAGTCGTATTTAGTGATTATGTCGAAAAACATTCAGATATTAAAGGTGAACTTGATTTTTGGACTACATTTAATCAAAAAGTAATTACTGGGAACGAAAAAATTAATTTAGAATTTCCAATTGAAAATAGCACAATTAATGTAGACGTCAATGTTGGTGAAAAAACACCTGTTAGTCCAACAGAAACGATTTTCAAATATGGTTGGGTTGATGCTAACAATCCGAGTTTAATTCATTGGGTTGTCCGCGTGAACTATGCTCAAAAAAATATTCCTAATGCCGTTTTTACTGATATTATCGGTGCAAAGCAGACGTTGAATTTTGACTCTATCAAAGCTTTTCACGGAACCTATTCAACTGATCGCGTATTCACAGCAGGCACGCCGATTTCAAATACCAATTTTTCTAAGACAAGTGATGGTTTTAGCGTAACATTGGGAAATTTAACGGACTCGGTACAAATTTCATATACAACAACTGCGACAGATGGCGGGAAGTCTACTCAATATGACAACACTGCTAAGTTAGCGGGCGAGGATTTTGTAACGAAACAAACATCTACTTGGACCCCAGCATCCGGTGGTGGAGGTGGAGCGGACGGCACAACAGGTTCAGTTACACTAACAAAACAAGATGCGAAAACGAAAGCAACTCTTGAAGGAGCAGAATTTAAATTAGTCGATGCAAATGGTACTATTTTACAAGAAAATATCACAACAGATGCAAGCGGCCAATTAAACGTTTCTAACCTCAAATTCGCTACCTACCAATTAATCGAAACAAAAGCCCCGACAGGCTATAAACTGGATAGCACACCAGTAGAATTTACAATTGGCGAAAATAATAAAGAAATTACGGTAACAAAAGAAAATACCCTTAACACTGGCGCAGTAGAACTTACAAAAGTCGATTCCGCGACAAAAGCCCTACTTGCAGGAGCCACATTCGAATTGCAAGATAAAGACGGCAGCGTTCTTCAAACAGACTTAAAAACAGATGAAAATGGTATTTTAAAGGTAACTGACCTAGTGCCTGGCAATTACCAATTAGTCGAAACAAGTGCCCCTACCGGCTATAAATTAGATAGCAGTCCCGTTCCATTTGAAATTATTGCAGATGAAACAGATCAAATAGTAAAAGTAACAAAAGAAAACATCTTGGAAGTCGGCGCAGTAGAACTTACTAAAGTAGATGCCGCAACAAAAGCCCTACTTGCAGGAGCCACATTCGAATTACAAGATAAAGACGGAAAGACTTTGCAAACAGGCTTAACAACAGATGAGAACGGCGTGTTAAAAGTCACTGATTTAGTCCCAGGCACGTACCAGTTTGTAGAAACTAATGCGCCAATTGGTTATGAACTTGATGCTAGTCCCGTCGTTTTCGAAATTCTCTATGGAGAAAATGATCAAGTAGTTAAAGTAACTAAAGAAAATAAAGCGGAAACCACACCGCCTCCAACACCGCTTATACCGACGCCACCAGTGCCGATTGAACCAAAAGTTCCAATTGTCCCTGAAAAGCCAGTGCAATCAGAAAAAAGTGAAGAAAGTCCAAAATTATACAAAATATCCGCAGCTAAAAAGTTACCAAAAACAGGCGATACACAAAACTGGGCGGGATTGGGAATGATTCTTCTAGCCCTGTCAATAAGCGGTTTTCTTATAAAACGAAAATAA
- a CDS encoding SpaA isopeptide-forming pilin-related protein: MKERVILKRNLKKIGLALLSVILLANVLFQTNFVKAATDYGSSFLQSVELLDADGNPTTDFGYYDSVQVHYTWAIPNSSNVKAGDTMQFVLPPELQIVTDLDFSLKDHKGNVVGNVVATKDTGKVVITFTDFVEKNSDVSGYLDFWSNWDKSLVEGNEKVPLVFPVNGTTETITVEVGGKNQIDPTETLYKYGWANAKNPELIQWVVRVNYAKENIQNAVYEDFVGPKQVIDFNSIQAVHGEFDPDDNFTPGAAVPSSDIIQTTDGFKVNLGNLTDSVKISYYTTSTDNGASPSYTNKGQLTGDNYVTQEIEVATPTSGGSGGGEGTTGSVELTKTDDTAERNPLAGAEFKLVNSAGTVMQENLATGTDGKLAITSLKYDTYQLIETKAPTGYVLEASPVEFTIDATHQAIFVSKENKAIKGSVSLIKEDSETKATLAGAEFELQDKAGNTLRSNLITDNAGKLNITDLALGDYQLVETKAPVGYILDATPVNFTISEAHLNLTVTKENTKEPEIPVVPEKPIIPNKPDIPEKPTVPKTPVVPDKIVSSDEQPTTLPKIGDSSFASGFGILLVALSTAGLIAFRRK; this comes from the coding sequence ATGAAAGAGCGCGTCATTTTAAAACGTAATCTAAAGAAAATAGGTTTAGCACTTCTTAGCGTTATCTTACTTGCAAATGTTTTATTTCAAACTAACTTTGTTAAAGCAGCAACTGACTATGGCTCTAGTTTTTTGCAATCAGTTGAATTGTTAGATGCAGATGGTAACCCAACAACTGATTTTGGTTATTATGATAGTGTTCAAGTTCATTATACTTGGGCAATCCCTAATTCGAGTAATGTGAAGGCAGGGGATACAATGCAATTTGTATTACCTCCAGAACTACAAATAGTAACAGATTTAGATTTTTCATTGAAAGACCATAAAGGCAATGTAGTAGGAAATGTAGTCGCGACTAAAGACACCGGCAAAGTAGTCATTACTTTTACAGACTTTGTAGAAAAAAACTCAGACGTTAGCGGTTATCTTGATTTTTGGAGTAACTGGGATAAATCTTTAGTTGAAGGAAACGAAAAAGTTCCATTAGTATTTCCAGTAAATGGCACTACAGAAACTATTACCGTAGAAGTCGGCGGGAAAAATCAAATCGATCCAACCGAAACTTTATACAAATATGGCTGGGCTAATGCCAAAAACCCGGAACTTATCCAGTGGGTAGTTCGAGTTAATTATGCCAAAGAAAACATTCAAAATGCTGTTTATGAAGATTTTGTTGGACCTAAACAAGTAATTGATTTTAATTCTATCCAAGCAGTACACGGCGAGTTTGACCCTGATGATAATTTCACCCCAGGAGCTGCAGTCCCGTCCTCAGACATCATTCAAACAACAGATGGTTTTAAAGTAAACCTAGGGAATTTAACAGATTCTGTAAAAATTTCTTACTATACTACTTCCACTGACAACGGAGCCTCCCCTAGTTATACAAATAAAGGACAACTAACTGGCGACAACTATGTTACCCAAGAAATCGAAGTAGCGACCCCGACATCTGGCGGTAGCGGTGGCGGAGAAGGAACAACCGGCTCAGTAGAATTAACTAAAACGGACGATACCGCGGAGAGAAACCCTCTAGCAGGCGCCGAATTTAAATTAGTCAACTCAGCAGGAACAGTAATGCAAGAAAACCTTGCAACTGGCACCGATGGAAAACTAGCTATCACAAGCTTGAAGTACGACACATATCAATTAATCGAAACAAAAGCACCCACGGGATACGTATTAGAAGCGTCACCAGTAGAATTTACAATCGATGCCACCCACCAAGCTATATTTGTTTCAAAAGAAAATAAGGCAATTAAAGGCTCGGTTTCACTCATAAAAGAAGATAGTGAAACAAAAGCAACTTTAGCAGGTGCCGAATTTGAATTACAAGATAAAGCCGGTAATACGTTGCGCTCGAATTTAATCACGGATAACGCTGGGAAGCTAAATATCACAGATCTTGCGCTTGGGGATTATCAACTTGTAGAAACAAAAGCGCCGGTTGGCTATATTCTTGATGCAACCCCGGTTAACTTTACTATTAGTGAAGCACACCTTAATTTAACTGTTACAAAAGAAAACACGAAAGAACCTGAAATACCTGTAGTTCCAGAAAAACCTATAATTCCAAATAAACCTGATATTCCGGAAAAACCTACTGTGCCAAAAACACCAGTAGTACCAGATAAAATAGTAAGTTCAGATGAGCAACCAACAACATTACCAAAAATAGGAGATAGCTC